In Cupriavidus basilensis, one genomic interval encodes:
- a CDS encoding nucleobase:cation symporter-2 family protein — translation MTSASTTVTTDQTNERLPSGRLLALGLQHVLVMYAGTVAVPLIIGGALKLPKDQLAFLINADLFAAGLATLIQAFGFWKFGIRMPVMMGVTFASVAPMIAIGSDPNVGLLGIYGAVIAAGVFGILVAPLMGRMLGLFPPVVTGTVITLIGVSLMRVGINWAAGGQPTTRAVIDGVVKDVPNLAYGDLGNLGIAALVLVAILLLSKYGRGLISNCAVLLGIVIGTLVAMALGKVSFEGLSDASAIALITPLHFGIPTFDLPAILSMCVVMLITLVESTGMFLALADITGKRLSNEDLTRGLRADGLGTVIGGVFNTFPYTSFSQNVGLVTVTGVRSRYVAVAGGIILIGLGLFPKMAHIVASVPQFVLGGAGIVMFGMVAATGIRILGSCDFNRNRFNLFIVAISIGFGMIPTLAPTFFQYLPKWTDPFTHSGIVLGTIVAVVLNVFFNGIQSREEAMRNAAANSHGTE, via the coding sequence ATGACTAGCGCTAGCACCACGGTCACAACGGACCAAACCAACGAGCGGCTGCCTTCGGGCCGGCTGCTTGCGCTCGGCCTGCAGCACGTGCTGGTGATGTATGCCGGTACCGTCGCGGTGCCGCTGATCATCGGCGGCGCGCTCAAGCTGCCCAAGGATCAGCTCGCCTTCCTGATCAATGCCGACCTGTTCGCGGCGGGCCTGGCCACGCTGATCCAGGCGTTCGGCTTCTGGAAGTTCGGTATCCGCATGCCGGTCATGATGGGGGTGACCTTTGCCTCGGTGGCGCCGATGATCGCCATCGGCTCCGACCCCAACGTGGGCCTGCTGGGCATCTACGGCGCGGTGATTGCCGCCGGGGTGTTCGGCATCCTGGTGGCGCCGCTGATGGGACGCATGCTGGGCCTGTTCCCGCCTGTCGTCACCGGCACGGTGATCACGCTGATCGGGGTGTCGCTGATGCGGGTGGGCATCAACTGGGCGGCCGGCGGCCAGCCCACCACCCGTGCCGTGATCGACGGCGTGGTCAAGGATGTGCCGAACCTCGCCTATGGCGACCTGGGCAACCTGGGCATCGCGGCGCTGGTGCTGGTGGCGATCCTGTTGCTGAGCAAGTATGGCCGCGGCCTGATCTCCAACTGCGCGGTGCTGCTTGGCATCGTGATCGGCACCCTGGTGGCGATGGCGCTGGGCAAGGTTTCCTTCGAAGGCCTTAGCGACGCCAGCGCGATCGCGCTGATCACGCCGCTGCACTTCGGCATCCCGACCTTCGACCTTCCGGCCATCCTGTCGATGTGCGTGGTGATGCTGATCACGCTGGTGGAATCCACCGGCATGTTCCTCGCGCTGGCCGACATCACCGGCAAGCGCCTGTCCAACGAGGACCTGACCCGCGGCCTGCGCGCGGACGGCCTTGGCACCGTGATCGGCGGCGTGTTCAATACCTTCCCCTACACCTCGTTCTCGCAGAACGTGGGCCTGGTGACGGTGACCGGCGTGCGCTCGCGCTATGTGGCGGTGGCCGGCGGCATCATCCTGATCGGCCTGGGCCTGTTCCCGAAGATGGCGCACATCGTGGCCTCGGTGCCGCAGTTCGTGCTCGGCGGCGCGGGCATCGTGATGTTCGGCATGGTGGCCGCCACCGGCATCCGCATCCTGGGCTCGTGCGATTTCAACCGCAACCGTTTCAACCTGTTCATCGTCGCCATCTCGATCGGCTTTGGCATGATCCCGACGCTGGCGCCGACCTTCTTCCAGTACCTGCCCAAGTGGACCGACCCGTTCACCCACAGCGGCATCGTGCTGGGCACCATCGTGGCAGTCGTGCTCAATGTCTTCTTCAACGGCATCCAGTCGCGTGAAGAAGCCATGCGCAACGCCGCGGCCAACTCGCACGGCACGGAATAA
- a CDS encoding GntR family transcriptional regulator, whose product MSKSLKLIAGADDTAAPTEIKPARKGSVEERMYHEIYDAIMEHRLPPRTKLTEHSLCEIYATARHTVRKVLAHLAADGMVDLEPNRGAFIASPSTDEAHDMFELRQMLERAVLEKLAGMRDVKRVIAPLRKMVQAERQAFLTNERPKWIRLSAEFHTALAELSGNALLVTMMRRLVSRTTLMIASVEAPGNNACSFDEHEEILDALEQGDAALAQSRMAHHLGACADRVQPDEPGNFDLRSVLGHST is encoded by the coding sequence ATGTCCAAGAGTCTCAAGCTGATCGCCGGTGCCGATGACACCGCCGCCCCGACCGAAATCAAGCCCGCCCGCAAGGGTTCCGTCGAGGAGCGCATGTATCACGAGATCTATGACGCGATCATGGAGCACCGTCTGCCCCCGCGCACCAAGCTGACCGAGCACTCGCTGTGCGAAATCTATGCCACCGCGCGCCACACGGTGCGCAAGGTGCTGGCGCACCTGGCCGCCGACGGCATGGTGGACCTGGAGCCTAACCGCGGCGCCTTCATCGCCAGCCCCTCCACCGACGAGGCGCACGACATGTTCGAGCTGCGCCAGATGCTGGAGCGTGCGGTACTGGAGAAGCTCGCCGGCATGCGCGACGTCAAGCGCGTGATCGCGCCGCTGCGCAAGATGGTGCAGGCCGAGCGCCAGGCCTTTCTCACCAATGAGCGGCCCAAGTGGATCCGCCTGTCGGCCGAGTTCCATACCGCGCTGGCCGAGCTTTCGGGCAACGCGCTGCTGGTCACCATGATGCGCCGGCTGGTGTCGCGCACCACGCTGATGATCGCCAGCGTCGAGGCGCCGGGCAATAACGCCTGCTCCTTCGACGAACACGAAGAGATCCTCGACGCACTGGAACAGGGCGATGCCGCCCTGGCCCAGAGCCGCATGGCGCACCATCTCGGCGCTTGCGCCGACCGTGTGCAGCCCGATGAACCGGGCAATTTCGATCTTCGCAGCGTGCTGGGTCACTCCACCTAG
- the uraD gene encoding 2-oxo-4-hydroxy-4-carboxy-5-ureidoimidazoline decarboxylase, whose protein sequence is MSQTYTLDQLNAMPAADFIQALGGIYEHSAWVAQAAAAQRPFAHAAALADAMRAIVDGAGDAAQIKLVRAHPELAGKAAVRGELTAESTREQSGAGLDQCSAAQFEQLQSLNRQYNEKFGFPFILAVRGYDRAGIIDEFARRVNNEPATELQTCINQIHRIAQFRLNDLVSG, encoded by the coding sequence ATGAGCCAGACCTACACCCTCGACCAACTCAATGCCATGCCGGCCGCCGACTTCATCCAGGCGCTCGGCGGCATCTATGAACACTCCGCGTGGGTGGCGCAAGCCGCCGCCGCGCAGCGCCCCTTCGCCCATGCTGCCGCGCTGGCCGACGCCATGCGCGCCATCGTGGACGGCGCGGGCGATGCCGCCCAGATCAAGCTGGTGCGCGCCCACCCGGAGCTGGCCGGCAAGGCGGCCGTGCGCGGCGAGCTGACCGCCGAATCCACCCGCGAGCAAAGCGGCGCCGGCCTGGACCAGTGCTCCGCGGCGCAGTTCGAGCAACTGCAGTCGCTCAACCGCCAGTACAACGAGAAATTCGGCTTCCCCTTCATCCTGGCGGTGCGCGGCTACGACCGCGCCGGCATCATCGACGAGTTCGCAAGGCGCGTGAACAACGAACCGGCCACAGAGTTGCAAACTTGCATCAACCAGATCCACCGCATTGCGCAATTCCGCCTGAACGACTTAGTATCCGGCTGA
- a CDS encoding MFS transporter, which translates to MLTMNNTAVAGTDRLPLPALLALAMAGFLTLLTETIPAGMLSRISEGMGVSEALAGQFVSLYAIGSLVAAIPLTAATQGWRRRPLLLAALAGLLAFNTLTALAPGYAVALVARFLAGMAGGLIWGMLAGYARRMVPDHLKGRALAVAGVGAPLAMCLGMPFGTLLGNTLGWRAAFGAMSVLALAVMAWVALRAPDYPGQAAGKHMPVRRVFSTPGVRPVLAVLALWVMAHNILYTYVMPFLVPAGLAGQVDIVLLVFGVASLGGVWVSGLLIDRMLRVLVLASLGLFAMASLALAIGGSHPVVVYLAVVTWGLTFGGAPALLQTASAEAAGPGADVAQSMLVTTWNLAIAAGGIVGGVLLETHGAGAFPWALLALLVVGLLIAWGSRGHGFPARPGVA; encoded by the coding sequence ATGCTGACAATGAACAACACCGCGGTGGCAGGCACAGACCGCCTGCCGCTGCCGGCCCTGCTTGCGCTTGCCATGGCGGGCTTCCTGACGCTGCTCACGGAGACCATCCCCGCCGGCATGCTCTCCCGCATCAGCGAGGGGATGGGGGTATCCGAGGCGCTCGCGGGCCAGTTCGTGAGCCTCTATGCCATCGGCTCGCTGGTGGCGGCCATCCCGCTCACGGCGGCCACGCAAGGCTGGCGCCGCCGGCCGTTGCTGCTGGCCGCGCTGGCCGGGCTGCTGGCCTTCAATACGCTCACCGCGCTGGCGCCCGGCTACGCGGTGGCGCTGGTGGCGCGCTTCCTGGCGGGCATGGCGGGCGGCCTGATCTGGGGCATGCTCGCAGGCTATGCGCGGCGCATGGTGCCGGATCACCTCAAGGGCCGCGCACTGGCCGTGGCCGGCGTCGGCGCGCCGCTGGCGATGTGCCTGGGCATGCCGTTCGGCACGCTGCTGGGCAACACGCTGGGCTGGCGCGCCGCGTTTGGCGCGATGTCGGTCCTGGCGCTGGCCGTGATGGCGTGGGTCGCGCTGAGAGCGCCGGATTACCCTGGCCAGGCGGCGGGCAAGCACATGCCGGTGCGCCGGGTATTCTCGACCCCGGGCGTGCGGCCAGTCCTGGCGGTACTGGCCTTGTGGGTAATGGCCCACAACATTCTCTACACCTATGTCATGCCCTTTCTTGTGCCAGCCGGGCTGGCCGGGCAGGTGGATATCGTGCTGCTGGTGTTCGGCGTGGCATCGCTGGGCGGCGTATGGGTCAGCGGCCTGCTGATCGACCGCATGCTGCGCGTGCTGGTGCTGGCAAGCCTTGGGCTATTCGCCATGGCCTCGCTGGCGCTCGCCATCGGCGGCAGCCATCCGGTCGTGGTCTATCTGGCCGTCGTGACCTGGGGCCTGACCTTCGGCGGCGCCCCCGCCTTGCTGCAGACCGCATCCGCCGAGGCGGCAGGGCCCGGCGCGGATGTCGCGCAATCGATGCTCGTCACCACCTGGAACCTCGCCATTGCGGCCGGCGGCATCGTCGGCGGCGTCCTGCTGGAGACGCACGGCGCCGGCGCGTTCCCGTGGGCGCTGCTTGCGTTGCTGGTTGTGGGGCTGTTGATTGCGTGGGGCTCGCGCGGGCATGGGTTCCCGGCGCGGCCCGGCGTAGCCTAG
- the puuE gene encoding allantoinase PuuE: MTSHNYPRDLIGYGSQPPHARWPGGARIALQFVLNYEEGGENNVLHGDAGSEQFLSEIIGAAAYPDRHMSMEGVYEYGSRAGVWRILREFEQRGLPLTIFGVSMALQRHPELTRAFVELGHEIACHGWRWIHYQGVDEATEREHMRIGVQIIKELTGSLPLGWYTGRDSPNTRRLVVEHGGLLYDSDYYGDDLPFWTEVEVTGGEKKPHLVVPYTLDSNDMRFATPQGFNTGEQFFQYLKDAFDVLYAEGDPQGLDRPKMLSVGMHCRLLGRPGRMRGLQRFLDYVQGHDKVWICRRVDIARHWAETHPYSAQNHAQAER, from the coding sequence ATGACAAGCCACAACTATCCACGCGATCTGATCGGTTACGGCAGCCAGCCGCCGCACGCCCGCTGGCCGGGCGGCGCGCGCATTGCGCTGCAGTTCGTCCTCAACTACGAAGAGGGCGGCGAAAACAACGTGCTGCACGGCGATGCCGGCTCCGAGCAGTTCCTCTCCGAGATCATCGGCGCGGCGGCTTACCCCGACCGCCACATGAGCATGGAGGGCGTGTACGAGTACGGCTCGCGCGCCGGCGTCTGGCGCATCCTGCGCGAGTTCGAGCAGCGCGGGCTGCCGCTGACGATCTTTGGCGTGTCAATGGCATTGCAGCGCCATCCGGAGCTGACCCGCGCGTTCGTCGAGCTTGGCCATGAGATCGCCTGCCACGGCTGGCGCTGGATCCATTACCAGGGCGTGGATGAAGCCACCGAGCGCGAGCACATGCGCATCGGCGTGCAGATCATCAAGGAGCTGACCGGATCGCTGCCGCTGGGCTGGTACACCGGCCGCGACAGCCCCAACACGCGCCGCCTGGTGGTGGAGCACGGCGGCCTGCTGTACGACTCTGACTACTACGGCGACGACCTGCCCTTCTGGACCGAGGTGGAAGTCACCGGCGGCGAGAAGAAGCCTCACCTGGTGGTGCCCTATACGCTCGACTCCAACGACATGCGCTTTGCCACGCCGCAAGGCTTCAACACCGGCGAGCAGTTCTTCCAGTACCTCAAGGACGCCTTCGACGTGCTCTACGCCGAGGGCGATCCGCAGGGGCTGGACCGCCCCAAGATGCTGTCGGTGGGCATGCATTGCCGCCTGCTGGGCCGCCCGGGCCGCATGCGCGGGCTGCAGCGCTTTCTCGACTACGTGCAGGGACACGACAAGGTCTGGATCTGCCGGCGCGTGGATATCGCGCGCCACTGGGCCGAAACCCATCCCTACTCCGCACAGAACCACGCCCAAGCCGAACGATAA
- a CDS encoding MFS transporter, giving the protein MALAAVCLAALMFGLEISSVPVILPTLEHVLHGGFEDMQWIMNAYTIACTTVLMAAGTLADRFGRKRMFILGIALFGIASLICGLAQSAAVLIASRFLQGMAGGAMLICLVAILSHQFQEGKERSKAFGAWGIVFGIGLGFGPIVGGMIVAVSSWQWVFLVHVLLAILTLALVIAGVEESRDPQAGKLDMAGIVTLSLAVFGLAYLITQGPEAGVSRAAAIGMTAATAASFVAFLLAEKLNPHPMFDVSVFRSRNFSGALLGSMGMNFSFWPFMIYLPLYFHGALGYGSVAAGLSLLAYTLPTLLFPPLGERLALRYGAGRVIPLGLFTIGLGFMLMKLGSSLAQASWLTLLPGALLAGIGLGITNTPVTNTTTGSVPSSRAGMASGIDMSARMISLAVNIALMGFILVAGISAYLKRAFPGAFDALQLRALAQRIAAGNLDAPGDAFAQLPALDASGAALHGALVHGFGWVMLYGGIGAWVLALLSLMMFAPGKRGRQAAADPAGRCA; this is encoded by the coding sequence ATGGCATTGGCCGCCGTCTGCCTGGCCGCGCTGATGTTCGGCCTGGAGATCTCCAGTGTGCCGGTCATTCTGCCCACCCTTGAGCACGTCCTGCACGGCGGCTTCGAGGACATGCAATGGATCATGAATGCCTACACCATCGCCTGCACCACGGTGCTGATGGCGGCCGGCACGCTGGCCGACCGCTTTGGCCGCAAGCGCATGTTCATCCTCGGCATTGCCTTGTTCGGCATCGCCTCCCTGATCTGCGGCCTGGCGCAAAGCGCCGCCGTGCTGATTGCCAGCCGGTTCCTCCAGGGCATGGCCGGCGGCGCGATGCTGATCTGCCTGGTGGCGATCCTGTCGCATCAGTTCCAGGAAGGCAAGGAGCGCAGCAAAGCCTTTGGCGCATGGGGCATCGTGTTCGGGATCGGCCTGGGTTTCGGGCCCATCGTGGGCGGCATGATCGTTGCCGTATCCAGCTGGCAATGGGTGTTCCTGGTGCACGTCCTGCTGGCCATCCTGACCTTGGCGCTGGTCATCGCGGGCGTGGAAGAGTCGCGCGATCCGCAGGCGGGCAAGCTCGATATGGCGGGCATCGTCACGCTGTCGCTGGCCGTTTTCGGCCTGGCCTACCTGATCACGCAGGGCCCGGAGGCCGGCGTCTCACGCGCCGCCGCGATCGGCATGACGGCCGCGACGGCGGCCAGCTTCGTGGCTTTCCTGCTCGCGGAAAAACTCAATCCGCATCCGATGTTCGATGTTTCTGTGTTCCGCAGCCGCAACTTCTCGGGCGCGCTGCTTGGCTCCATGGGCATGAACTTCAGCTTCTGGCCGTTCATGATTTACCTGCCGCTTTATTTCCACGGCGCGCTGGGCTACGGCAGCGTGGCCGCCGGGTTGTCCTTGCTGGCTTACACACTGCCCACGCTGTTGTTTCCGCCGCTGGGAGAGCGGCTTGCGCTGCGCTACGGCGCCGGCAGGGTCATTCCCCTGGGCTTGTTCACGATCGGGCTGGGCTTCATGCTGATGAAGCTCGGCAGCAGCCTGGCGCAGGCAAGCTGGCTGACCCTGCTCCCGGGCGCGCTGCTGGCCGGCATCGGCCTGGGCATCACCAACACGCCGGTGACCAACACCACCACCGGCTCGGTCCCCAGCAGCCGCGCGGGCATGGCGTCGGGCATCGACATGAGCGCGCGGATGATCTCGCTGGCGGTCAATATCGCGCTGATGGGATTCATCCTGGTCGCAGGGATCTCTGCGTATCTGAAGCGTGCCTTTCCGGGGGCATTCGATGCGTTGCAGCTGCGCGCGCTGGCGCAGCGCATTGCCGCCGGCAACCTGGATGCGCCCGGTGACGCCTTCGCGCAACTGCCCGCCCTGGACGCGTCCGGCGCCGCGCTGCATGGGGCGCTGGTCCATGGCTTTGGCTGGGTGATGCTGTATGGCGGAATTGGCGCCTGGGTGCTCGCCTTGCTCAGCCTGATGATGTTCGCTCCCGGCAAACGAGGGCGCCAGGCGGCGGCCGACCCCGCGGGCCGCTGCGCCTAG
- a CDS encoding aromatic ring-hydroxylating oxygenase subunit alpha has product MLKNLWYVLGHSTDVRAEPVMVTALGQKLVLFRDSAGLACVLSDVCAHRGGSLSHGRMVGGEVACPYHGWRYDGNGICTHIPAQPGLRVPARARVDAYPTVERFGWVWAFLGDLPPAQRPPLPDLSWAEDPRFRLVRGHFDWDASWDRVMENGLDFAHAPFVHGTAFGDPAHPEIDDFTVEAGEWQGEARMRMYRPRRRSWPAWLARGAADGRVPVYTTPGYHFSGPCTTLRLEPRPGWEIRIVSAHLPVDAKRTRTLWMMGRTFMKSALLDARTRRSNLRIFEQDHAVLSRVCPQHTPDDWQEEVSVRSDGLQIAFRKTLKALQSRGWEIDLARMASEFAGRKACAIPCPARRESSAWAIAGVPTRGGG; this is encoded by the coding sequence ATGCTAAAGAATCTCTGGTATGTGCTGGGCCATTCAACGGATGTGCGTGCCGAGCCTGTCATGGTGACCGCGCTTGGCCAGAAGCTGGTGCTGTTTCGCGATAGCGCCGGCCTGGCCTGCGTGCTGTCCGACGTTTGCGCGCACCGGGGCGGCTCGCTCAGCCATGGCCGCATGGTGGGCGGTGAGGTGGCGTGCCCGTACCACGGCTGGCGCTACGACGGCAACGGCATCTGCACGCATATCCCGGCCCAGCCGGGGCTGCGGGTGCCCGCCCGGGCGCGCGTGGACGCCTACCCGACGGTGGAACGCTTTGGCTGGGTCTGGGCCTTCCTGGGCGACCTGCCGCCGGCGCAGCGGCCACCGCTGCCGGATCTGTCCTGGGCCGAGGATCCCCGTTTCCGGCTGGTGCGCGGGCATTTCGACTGGGATGCCAGCTGGGACCGCGTGATGGAGAACGGCCTGGATTTTGCCCACGCGCCATTCGTGCATGGCACGGCCTTCGGCGACCCGGCGCATCCCGAGATCGACGACTTCACGGTAGAGGCAGGCGAGTGGCAGGGCGAAGCGCGCATGCGCATGTACCGCCCGCGGCGCCGTTCCTGGCCGGCGTGGCTCGCGCGCGGGGCAGCGGATGGCCGGGTGCCGGTCTACACCACGCCGGGCTACCACTTCTCCGGGCCGTGCACCACGTTGCGGCTCGAGCCCCGTCCCGGCTGGGAGATCCGCATCGTCTCGGCGCACCTGCCGGTCGACGCCAAACGCACGCGCACCCTGTGGATGATGGGACGTACCTTCATGAAGAGCGCGCTGCTTGACGCGCGCACCCGCCGCAGCAACCTGCGCATCTTCGAGCAGGACCATGCCGTGCTGTCCCGGGTTTGCCCCCAGCACACGCCCGACGACTGGCAGGAGGAAGTGTCGGTGCGCTCGGACGGCTTGCAGATCGCCTTTCGCAAGACGCTCAAGGCGCTCCAATCGCGCGGCTGGGAAATCGACCTGGCCCGCATGGCCAGCGAGTTCGCGGGGCGCAAGGCGTGCGCGATTCCATGCCCGGCGCGGCGTGAATCGTCGGCCTGGGCCATTGCCGGCGTGCCGACCCGGGGAGGCGGCTGA
- a CDS encoding LysR family transcriptional regulator, whose translation MDSLGSLGVFVRAGEARSFTVAGQQLGISSSAVSKAIVRLEARLGVRLFHRSTRNVSLTPEGALFLERCRRILGEVEAAEMELSQTQSAPRGKLRISLPSIGTPFMNRLAEFKRRYPEVELEIDCTDRLVEVIEEGFDAVIRTGEPNDSRLMSRTIGSFRLVMVGSPDYFRRAGLPREPEDLAGHDRLLYRYPNTGKLQPWPLCRDGQPAGIGAERQASMVTNTLEPQVCFAEQGLGIACVPDISIRRQLDDGTLVSVLDDYNQDRTMLRVLWPSSRQLSPKLRAFVDFIAGSPLAA comes from the coding sequence ATGGATAGCCTGGGTTCGCTTGGCGTGTTCGTCAGGGCTGGGGAAGCCCGCAGCTTCACCGTGGCGGGCCAGCAACTGGGCATCTCGTCCTCGGCGGTCAGCAAGGCAATCGTGCGGCTGGAGGCGCGCCTTGGCGTGCGGCTGTTCCATCGCTCCACCCGTAACGTCAGCCTGACCCCGGAGGGCGCGCTGTTTCTCGAGCGCTGCCGGCGCATCCTTGGCGAGGTCGAGGCGGCGGAGATGGAGCTCTCGCAGACGCAGAGCGCGCCGCGCGGCAAGCTGAGGATCAGCCTGCCGTCGATCGGCACCCCGTTCATGAACCGGCTCGCCGAGTTCAAGCGGCGCTATCCCGAGGTCGAACTGGAGATCGATTGCACGGACCGGCTGGTGGAGGTGATCGAGGAAGGCTTCGATGCGGTGATCCGCACGGGAGAGCCCAACGATTCCCGCTTGATGTCGCGCACCATCGGCTCGTTCCGGCTGGTGATGGTCGGCTCGCCGGACTATTTCCGGCGAGCGGGGCTGCCGCGCGAGCCCGAGGATCTCGCCGGCCATGACCGCCTGCTGTATCGCTACCCCAACACCGGCAAGCTGCAGCCGTGGCCGCTGTGCCGCGATGGCCAGCCGGCCGGGATCGGGGCCGAGCGGCAGGCCAGCATGGTGACCAACACGCTGGAGCCGCAGGTGTGCTTCGCCGAGCAGGGCCTGGGCATCGCCTGCGTGCCGGATATTTCCATCCGGCGCCAGCTCGACGATGGCACGCTTGTCAGCGTGCTGGACGACTACAACCAGGACCGCACGATGCTGCGGGTGCTGTGGCCGTCCAGCCGCCAGCTGTCACCCAAGCTCCGGGCCTTTGTGGACTTCATCGCCGGGAGCCCGCTTGCCGCCTGA
- a CDS encoding LysR family transcriptional regulator has translation MDFDPTLLRAFVAVKETGGFTRAAQRLHLTQSAVSHQIRRLEEQVGRPLLYRTTRTLTLTEDGNDFLQHAEQILASLDALSRRFQPSPVCGVVRFGVPETFLGERLPQLLSRFARAFPAVRLDVNVGTYLDLRAMIKAGELDLAVVLSAPGGEGGTVLQHTQFVWAAAQAFEVAPGASLPLALSPSPCVNRQVGMAALEGTAIPWHVAFTSPSQEGIRTAVLAGLGASVQIRGDLKPGMKVVDGQYGLPALPAADFALIWSDGEKTPAAREFGRLLVSLQAPPPKPGRRLKNP, from the coding sequence ATGGATTTCGATCCGACACTGCTGCGGGCCTTTGTCGCCGTCAAGGAAACCGGCGGCTTCACGCGCGCGGCGCAGCGGCTGCACCTGACGCAGTCCGCGGTCAGCCATCAGATCCGGCGGCTCGAAGAGCAGGTGGGCCGGCCGCTGCTGTACCGCACGACGCGCACCCTGACCCTGACCGAGGACGGCAACGATTTTCTGCAGCACGCGGAGCAGATCCTGGCCTCGCTCGATGCACTTTCGCGCCGGTTCCAGCCCTCTCCCGTTTGCGGCGTGGTGCGCTTCGGCGTGCCGGAAACCTTCCTGGGCGAGCGGCTGCCGCAACTGCTGTCGCGCTTCGCCCGGGCATTCCCCGCGGTGCGTCTCGATGTGAACGTGGGCACGTACCTGGACTTGCGCGCGATGATCAAGGCCGGCGAACTGGATCTGGCCGTGGTGTTGTCGGCGCCAGGCGGGGAGGGCGGCACGGTGTTGCAGCACACGCAGTTCGTGTGGGCCGCCGCCCAGGCCTTCGAGGTCGCACCGGGTGCGTCGTTGCCGCTTGCGTTGTCGCCCTCGCCGTGCGTCAACCGGCAGGTGGGCATGGCGGCGCTGGAGGGCACCGCCATACCGTGGCACGTGGCGTTTACGTCGCCAAGCCAGGAGGGCATCCGCACCGCGGTACTGGCGGGGCTCGGCGCCTCGGTGCAGATCCGCGGCGACCTGAAGCCAGGGATGAAGGTGGTCGATGGCCAGTACGGCTTGCCGGCGCTGCCGGCAGCGGATTTTGCGCTGATCTGGAGCGACGGCGAGAAGACGCCGGCCGCGCGCGAGTTCGGGCGGTTGCTGGTGAGCCTGCAGGCGCCGCCGCCAAAGCCCGGGCGACGGCTCAAGAATCCCTAG
- a CDS encoding porin has protein sequence MHKQIKPALKLAAMAAALFSGAAMAQSSVTLYGQADMFVGGVKNVGAANRAYVANSGGMQTSYWGIKGTEDLGGGTKAIFDLNGFFRTDSGSSGRFNGDSMFSRNAFVGLQNDKLGTIKLGRNTTPYFVSTILFNPLIDSYVFSPMVFHTYFGASTARVNDPGIIGDSGWNNSLLYSTPNFGGLTANVIYSFGEKAGATGQNKWGGNLMYFNGPFAATLAFQQVKFDSTPGDVTASTSPLLVGFSKQNAVQGGVSYDFKIVKLFAQGQYIKSDINNNVNGDIKHTNGQVGVSVPVGNGNILASYAYDKTKNSVADFKRNTVAVAYDYNLSKRTDVYAAYFYDKITDLSHGDTFGVGLRHKF, from the coding sequence ATGCATAAGCAGATCAAGCCGGCCCTCAAGCTGGCAGCGATGGCGGCAGCCCTTTTCAGCGGCGCGGCCATGGCGCAATCCAGCGTCACGCTGTACGGCCAGGCCGACATGTTCGTCGGCGGTGTCAAGAACGTCGGCGCCGCCAACCGCGCCTATGTCGCCAATTCGGGCGGCATGCAGACCTCGTACTGGGGCATCAAGGGCACCGAAGACCTGGGTGGCGGCACCAAGGCCATCTTCGACCTGAACGGCTTCTTCCGCACCGACAGTGGCTCCTCGGGCCGCTTCAACGGTGACTCGATGTTCAGCCGCAATGCATTCGTGGGCCTGCAGAACGACAAGCTGGGCACCATCAAGCTGGGCCGCAACACCACGCCTTACTTCGTGTCGACCATCCTGTTCAACCCGCTGATCGACTCCTACGTGTTCTCGCCGATGGTGTTCCACACCTATTTCGGCGCCTCCACGGCCCGCGTGAACGACCCGGGCATCATCGGCGATTCGGGCTGGAACAACTCGCTGCTGTACTCCACGCCGAACTTCGGCGGCCTGACCGCCAACGTGATCTATTCGTTTGGCGAGAAAGCTGGCGCAACCGGCCAGAACAAGTGGGGCGGCAACCTGATGTACTTCAACGGCCCGTTCGCTGCCACGCTGGCCTTCCAGCAGGTCAAGTTCGACAGCACGCCGGGTGACGTGACCGCGTCGACCAGCCCGCTGCTGGTCGGCTTCAGCAAGCAAAATGCCGTGCAGGGCGGCGTGAGCTACGACTTCAAGATCGTCAAGCTGTTCGCGCAAGGCCAGTACATCAAGTCGGACATCAACAACAACGTCAACGGCGACATCAAACACACCAACGGCCAGGTCGGCGTTTCGGTGCCGGTCGGCAATGGCAATATCCTGGCGTCCTACGCCTACGACAAGACCAAGAACTCGGTCGCGGACTTCAAGCGCAACACGGTGGCGGTCGCTTACGACTACAACCTGTCCAAGCGCACCGACGTCTACGCCGCTTACTTCTACGACAAGATCACCGACCTGTCGCACGGCGACACCTTCGGTGTGGGCCTGCGCCACAAGTTCTGA